The Acidianus manzaensis genome has a window encoding:
- the thrS gene encoding threonine--tRNA ligase: protein MEEYKGLWLKGGIIVALNLLSDGKKAVEVGLGERDFYVDVDSPASISLEEAKKYAKHNKYEFNISDNKIKANNFEIALNVDGITPTGCPKYFEILNISVHHPNAEKQYIRIRGVAFETEEQLKDYLNWLEKASETDHRILGEKLDLFSFPDEAGPGLVLYHPKGQLIRNELINYMKEINDSMGYQEVYTTHVYRTVLWKISGHYDMYKDKMLIFNHEDEELGIKPMNCPAHILIFKSKTRSYKDLPIRYSEFGNVYRWEKKGELYGLLRVRGFTQDDGHVFLREDQLEDEVKMLVSKTLEVLAKLGFKGEDVKINLSTRPDESIGTDEQWEKATSSLVNALNKLNLKYVIKDKEGAFYGPKLDFEIRDSLGRWWQLSTIQVDFNLPERFKLEYVDTDGSKKRPVMVHRAIYGSVDRFMAILLEHFRGKLPTWLSPVQVRILPISSDVSEYSEKVLREFKKYKIRAEIDTEEETLSKRIKKAYDDGVPYIIIIGKREMQENKVTLRARGNIEIKGVNLDKCVNSIAEEILDRDITNTALEKIKQ, encoded by the coding sequence ATGGAAGAGTATAAAGGCTTATGGCTAAAAGGAGGAATAATTGTAGCATTAAACTTACTTTCTGATGGAAAAAAAGCAGTAGAAGTTGGGTTAGGAGAAAGAGACTTTTACGTCGACGTAGACTCTCCAGCATCTATAAGCTTAGAAGAAGCTAAAAAATATGCTAAGCATAATAAATACGAATTTAATATTTCAGACAATAAAATTAAAGCAAACAATTTCGAGATAGCATTAAATGTAGATGGAATAACTCCTACTGGATGCCCTAAGTATTTTGAAATACTAAATATATCAGTACATCATCCAAATGCAGAAAAACAATACATCAGAATAAGAGGCGTAGCGTTCGAAACTGAAGAACAGTTAAAAGATTATCTAAATTGGCTAGAAAAAGCTTCAGAAACTGACCATAGAATCTTAGGTGAAAAACTTGATTTATTTAGTTTCCCAGACGAAGCAGGACCAGGATTAGTACTGTACCACCCTAAGGGACAATTAATAAGAAACGAATTGATAAACTACATGAAAGAAATAAACGATAGTATGGGATATCAAGAAGTTTATACTACTCACGTTTATAGAACAGTTCTTTGGAAGATAAGCGGACATTACGATATGTACAAAGATAAAATGCTAATCTTTAATCACGAAGATGAAGAGCTAGGAATAAAACCAATGAATTGCCCAGCACATATTCTAATCTTTAAATCTAAAACTAGAAGCTATAAGGATTTACCAATCAGATACTCAGAATTTGGTAATGTATATAGATGGGAGAAAAAAGGTGAATTATATGGATTATTAAGAGTTAGAGGCTTTACTCAAGACGATGGACACGTATTCTTGAGAGAAGACCAACTCGAAGATGAAGTAAAAATGCTAGTTTCAAAAACTTTAGAAGTATTAGCTAAATTAGGATTTAAAGGAGAAGATGTAAAAATAAATTTAAGCACGAGACCAGATGAAAGTATTGGTACTGATGAGCAATGGGAAAAAGCTACTAGCTCATTAGTAAATGCATTAAATAAACTAAATCTAAAATACGTAATAAAAGATAAAGAAGGAGCATTTTATGGTCCAAAATTAGATTTTGAAATTAGAGATAGCTTAGGGAGATGGTGGCAATTATCTACCATTCAAGTTGACTTTAATCTACCAGAAAGATTCAAGCTAGAATACGTAGATACAGACGGAAGTAAAAAAAGACCAGTGATGGTACATAGAGCAATATATGGTTCTGTCGACAGATTCATGGCAATATTATTAGAGCACTTTAGAGGAAAACTTCCAACATGGTTATCTCCAGTCCAAGTTAGAATATTACCTATTAGTTCTGACGTAAGCGAATATTCAGAAAAAGTATTAAGAGAATTTAAGAAATACAAAATAAGAGCAGAAATAGACACTGAAGAAGAAACATTATCAAAGAGAATTAAGAAAGCTTATGATGATGGAGTTCCTTATATTATTATTATAGGA
- a CDS encoding UDP-N-acetylglucosamine--N-acetylmuramyl-(pentapeptide) pyrophosphoryl-undecaprenol N-acetylglucosamine transferase, protein MPDILIIASGGGHTGFARSIAEYLPEKVDFVIPKEDEISRKMIKEYANKIYQIEKFRSPSNGFEFSSFLLSIFHSIEIRKYKKVIATGSNHSIFPSFFQFLKGSEIFTIESQDRIITKGKAVNIISKYSKKVFLHWDEQKHLYRNGVVVGPIVGKPKYEIKDEGFIFVTTGSEGFERLFNKINDLGLKNVILQTGKVNPEKYKCCNAFSFDPDIDKYLSSASIVITHQGKTAMESVVLYKKPTIIVYNKDWKNATTYEDAKNYAKILGAKFLDDPSDWVSNEEFLKALEKPVMPREYTIGTPNLVKEILND, encoded by the coding sequence ATGCCAGATATCTTGATAATTGCTAGTGGTGGTGGACATACTGGTTTTGCTAGATCTATTGCAGAGTATTTGCCGGAAAAAGTTGATTTTGTAATTCCAAAAGAAGATGAAATAAGCAGGAAAATGATAAAAGAATACGCTAATAAAATCTATCAAATAGAAAAATTTAGATCTCCTAGTAATGGATTTGAGTTTTCTTCTTTTCTTCTTTCAATTTTTCATAGTATTGAAATTAGAAAGTACAAAAAAGTTATTGCTACTGGTTCTAATCATTCTATCTTTCCGTCTTTTTTCCAATTTCTTAAAGGTTCAGAAATTTTTACTATAGAGAGTCAAGATAGGATAATAACTAAAGGTAAGGCTGTTAATATAATATCTAAATATTCGAAAAAGGTTTTTTTGCATTGGGATGAGCAAAAACATCTTTATAGAAATGGAGTAGTTGTAGGTCCTATTGTTGGTAAACCTAAATATGAAATCAAAGATGAAGGATTTATTTTTGTAACTACTGGAAGCGAAGGATTTGAAAGATTATTCAATAAGATTAACGATTTAGGTTTAAAAAACGTTATATTACAAACCGGAAAAGTCAATCCTGAAAAATATAAGTGTTGTAATGCATTTTCTTTTGATCCTGATATAGATAAATACCTATCTTCAGCATCAATAGTAATTACTCATCAAGGTAAAACTGCTATGGAATCTGTAGTATTATATAAAAAACCAACTATAATTGTATATAATAAAGATTGGAAAAATGCAACTACTTATGAAGATGCTAAAAATTACGCTAAAATTTTAGGCGCGAAATTTCTAGATGATCCTTCTGATTGGGTTTCAAATGAAGAGTTTTTAAAGGCTTTAGAAAAGCCTGTTATGCCAAGAGAATATACAATAGGAACTCCAAATTTAGTTAAGGAGATTCTCAATGATTAG
- a CDS encoding endonuclease III domain-containing protein, with the protein MISIILKILKENKDFMKEMGWIVSDASSFEWWGGLKTAHEITISAFLVQMTRWESVVKVINKLREKQLNKIENLSKLSVEDLEKEIRSINFYKTKARRLKAFADKVAEEGGLENFLKIEKRPILLSMEGIGEETADSLLLFAGNNVIFPQSEYLRRVMSRVLGKKLTKSGAKQIVEEKLNKDLFEYKLFHAGIVSIGKAFCYTNNPNCDKCFLKPVCRKYNYETL; encoded by the coding sequence ATGATTAGTATTATTCTGAAGATACTTAAGGAAAATAAAGATTTTATGAAAGAAATGGGTTGGATAGTTTCTGATGCTAGTTCTTTTGAGTGGTGGGGAGGATTAAAGACTGCTCACGAAATAACTATATCTGCGTTTTTAGTTCAAATGACTAGATGGGAGTCTGTAGTGAAAGTTATAAATAAATTAAGAGAAAAACAATTAAATAAGATAGAAAATTTATCAAAATTAAGTGTAGAAGATCTAGAAAAAGAGATAAGAAGTATAAATTTTTATAAAACTAAAGCCAGGAGATTAAAGGCGTTTGCTGATAAAGTAGCTGAAGAAGGTGGATTAGAAAATTTCTTGAAAATTGAAAAAAGGCCTATTCTTCTTTCAATGGAAGGTATAGGTGAAGAAACCGCTGATTCCTTATTGCTTTTCGCTGGAAATAATGTGATTTTTCCTCAATCAGAGTACTTAAGAAGAGTGATGAGTAGAGTTTTAGGTAAAAAGCTCACTAAGAGTGGAGCAAAGCAAATTGTCGAAGAAAAATTAAATAAAGATTTATTCGAATATAAGTTATTTCATGCAGGAATAGTTTCTATAGGTAAAGCATTTTGTTACACAAATAACCCAAATTGTGATAAATGCTTTCTTAAACCAGTTTGCAGAAAATATAATTATGAAACTCTATGA
- a CDS encoding succinate--CoA ligase subunit beta → MKLYEYEGKKLFSRVGIPIPKGILTEDKVDWSGKAVVKAQLLEGGRGKRGLVKVTDNPNEAIQEMKKLGISKFLVEEFIPHTREAYISIILNRDLGEPIFTLSKEGGINVEEAKDTKQFVVPLERGPKQYDIIPMEKYLNVNNLSSIINGLYKIFTDYDAELVEINPLAITEDGKVYALDSKVILEDNALYKHQDLLKELNREYSSDNYVELDGDIGIIGNGAGLTMATMDLVKLAGGNPADFMDVGGGANREKVKECVIKVGSNPRVKKIIMNIFGGITRCDEVALGIIDAYEIIKKPIFVRLVGTNEEEGWKLLESKGIKYYEDPLVAIGDALRS, encoded by the coding sequence ATGAAACTCTATGAATACGAAGGAAAAAAACTATTCTCTAGGGTAGGAATACCAATACCTAAAGGTATTCTGACAGAGGATAAAGTAGACTGGTCTGGAAAAGCTGTTGTAAAAGCGCAATTGCTAGAAGGAGGTAGAGGTAAAAGAGGATTAGTAAAAGTTACTGATAATCCTAACGAAGCAATACAAGAAATGAAAAAACTAGGAATTTCGAAATTTCTTGTAGAAGAATTTATACCTCATACCAGAGAAGCCTATATTTCAATAATTTTAAATAGAGATCTAGGAGAGCCTATTTTTACTCTATCTAAAGAAGGAGGAATAAACGTCGAAGAAGCTAAGGATACAAAACAGTTCGTAGTCCCATTAGAAAGAGGTCCTAAACAATACGATATCATTCCTATGGAGAAATATCTTAACGTAAATAACCTATCTTCTATCATAAACGGACTATATAAAATTTTTACAGATTATGATGCAGAATTAGTAGAAATAAATCCTTTAGCCATTACTGAGGATGGAAAAGTCTACGCATTAGATTCTAAAGTTATTCTTGAAGATAATGCCTTATATAAGCATCAAGATCTTCTTAAAGAGCTTAACAGAGAATATTCTTCAGACAATTATGTGGAGTTAGATGGAGATATAGGCATTATAGGTAATGGAGCAGGATTAACAATGGCTACCATGGATTTGGTAAAACTAGCTGGAGGAAATCCTGCAGATTTTATGGATGTTGGAGGAGGAGCCAATAGAGAAAAAGTAAAGGAATGTGTGATTAAAGTAGGCTCAAATCCAAGAGTAAAGAAAATAATTATGAATATATTTGGAGGAATTACTAGATGCGATGAAGTTGCCTTAGGAATAATAGACGCTTATGAGATTATAAAGAAACCTATATTTGTGAGATTAGTAGGTACTAACGAAGAAGAAGGATGGAAATTATTAGAAAGCAAAGGTATAAAATACTATGAAGATCCACTAGTTGCTATAGGTGATGCATTACGTTCATAA
- the sucD gene encoding succinate--CoA ligase subunit alpha, which yields MNKDTKVLVQGITGKEGSFHTQRMLEYGTKIVAGVTPGKGGESIYGVPVYDTVNDAIKEHDIDASIIFVPARFAVDAIYESADAGIKLIVVITEHIPVLDLARSLKYAKEKGSRIIGPNCPGLIVPEESLLGIMPARAFRKGKIGIVSRSGTLTYEIAEILKDYGQSTVIGIGGDPIIGTKMQDVIKMFDEDENTDEIVLVGEIGGTMEEEVAKMKLEGKINKKIVAYIAGLTAPKEKRMGHAGAVVYMGMGTYESKVNAFKKANIAVAKTPFEIKDLL from the coding sequence ATAAATAAGGATACTAAAGTTTTAGTTCAAGGGATAACAGGTAAGGAAGGATCATTCCATACGCAGAGGATGTTAGAATATGGTACTAAAATAGTAGCTGGAGTTACACCAGGAAAAGGAGGCGAATCAATTTATGGTGTGCCAGTATATGACACAGTAAATGATGCAATAAAAGAACACGACATAGATGCTAGTATAATATTTGTTCCAGCACGTTTTGCAGTGGATGCAATATATGAGAGTGCTGATGCTGGAATAAAACTAATAGTAGTAATAACAGAGCATATACCAGTTTTGGATTTAGCAAGGTCATTAAAATATGCTAAAGAGAAAGGAAGTAGGATTATTGGCCCTAATTGTCCTGGTTTGATAGTACCTGAAGAAAGTCTACTTGGAATCATGCCTGCAAGAGCATTTAGAAAAGGAAAAATAGGTATAGTATCAAGATCCGGTACATTAACGTACGAAATAGCAGAAATATTGAAAGATTATGGACAATCTACTGTTATTGGAATAGGTGGGGATCCTATAATAGGAACTAAAATGCAAGACGTGATAAAGATGTTCGATGAAGATGAGAACACAGATGAGATAGTTCTAGTAGGCGAAATAGGCGGAACAATGGAGGAAGAAGTAGCTAAAATGAAGCTAGAAGGTAAGATAAATAAAAAGATAGTAGCTTACATTGCTGGATTAACTGCTCCTAAAGAAAAAAGAATGGGACATGCTGGTGCAGTAGTTTATATGGGTATGGGAACGTATGAAAGTAAAGTAAATGCATTTAAGAAAGCAAATATAGCAGTTGCAAAAACTCCATTTGAAATAAAAGACTTACTTTAA
- a CDS encoding purine-nucleoside phosphorylase: MNPVHILAKKGEVAERVLIAGDPGRVKLLSALLEDPKLVNENRSFLVYTGKYKGKEVSLATHGIGGPSIAIVLEELMMLGGKTFIRYGTTGALIPEIELGEYVIPSGASYNKGGTLYQYLRDDACIAATPDFELLSLLVKNFSENNLKYYVNNVFSSDAFYAEDEDFVKRWSSRGNIAVEMECATLFSLGKMRNARTAAVLVVSDNLAKGGKWISKEELEDRVMKGAKIILDTLISF, translated from the coding sequence ATGAATCCCGTACATATTTTAGCTAAAAAAGGAGAAGTAGCAGAACGAGTACTAATAGCAGGAGATCCAGGTAGAGTAAAGCTACTTTCCGCATTACTAGAAGATCCTAAGTTAGTTAATGAGAATAGAAGCTTCTTAGTTTACACTGGAAAATATAAGGGCAAAGAAGTGTCATTAGCTACGCATGGAATTGGAGGTCCTTCTATAGCTATAGTATTAGAAGAACTAATGATGCTAGGAGGAAAAACCTTCATTAGATATGGAACGACTGGAGCATTAATACCAGAAATTGAACTAGGTGAATATGTTATACCTAGTGGGGCATCCTATAATAAGGGAGGAACATTATATCAATACTTAAGGGACGATGCATGTATAGCTGCTACACCAGATTTTGAATTACTTAGTCTATTAGTAAAGAATTTTTCTGAAAATAATCTAAAATATTATGTAAATAATGTGTTTAGCAGTGATGCGTTTTATGCTGAAGATGAAGATTTTGTCAAAAGATGGTCTTCCAGGGGGAATATAGCTGTAGAAATGGAATGCGCTACATTATTTTCACTTGGAAAGATGAGAAATGCAAGAACTGCAGCTGTATTAGTAGTTAGCGATAATCTGGCGAAAGGTGGTAAATGGATAAGTAAAGAAGAATTAGAAGATAGAGTAATGAAAGGTGCAAAAATAATTTTAGATACACTAATAAGTTTTTAA
- a CDS encoding HD domain-containing protein — protein sequence MKLIRDPIYGYIEVSDEFLKIISTPIFQRLRQIKQTAMAYTVYPGMNHTRFEHSLGVMHLSRELAKYIISNSGLKYDDSFINMISLAGLLHDVGHVAFSHTFENFLMLLKKVYGVPIDEKGKKTHVEYGIKIISDFLGDIIDKEFSKYFSDPVNFLVHILDEDPKNTDERIALSLISNYIDADRCDYLLRDSYYAGVGYGRFDIERLKRFLVFIDNKLAIYKKAIPIVEQFLLSRMYMYENVYFHSVVGLYNAVLSHAMVDLYSRNIFSLPEKYEDYLKLVDYFIYYNLYNSKEEFKNSILFRSKLIRIKKDIYGDCLKIFENMKSQIYEDMKNSNGDFIYHEFNDVPYYEEKDDAVYVFDGDNITKLTTVSPIIRSLSEVKKATIGYFPSAEKIAKKYEEIITQECKTLGP from the coding sequence ATGAAACTCATAAGAGACCCAATATATGGTTATATTGAAGTTTCAGATGAATTTCTAAAGATTATTTCTACTCCTATTTTTCAAAGATTAAGGCAAATCAAACAGACTGCAATGGCTTATACAGTATATCCTGGAATGAACCATACTAGGTTTGAACACAGCTTAGGGGTTATGCATTTATCTAGGGAACTTGCTAAATATATAATTAGTAATTCTGGCCTAAAGTATGATGATTCATTTATAAATATGATTTCCTTAGCTGGTTTACTTCATGATGTAGGTCATGTTGCTTTTTCTCATACGTTTGAAAATTTCTTAATGCTTTTGAAAAAAGTGTATGGTGTACCTATTGACGAAAAAGGTAAGAAAACTCATGTGGAATATGGAATAAAGATTATTTCAGATTTTCTGGGTGATATAATAGATAAGGAGTTTTCAAAATATTTTTCAGATCCAGTAAATTTTCTTGTACATATACTGGATGAGGATCCTAAAAATACTGATGAAAGAATTGCTTTAAGTTTGATTTCTAATTATATTGATGCAGACAGATGCGATTATTTGCTTAGAGATTCATATTATGCCGGCGTAGGATATGGAAGATTTGACATTGAAAGATTAAAGAGATTCCTTGTTTTTATCGATAATAAATTAGCAATATACAAAAAAGCTATACCAATTGTAGAGCAATTTTTATTGTCTAGAATGTATATGTACGAGAATGTATACTTTCATAGTGTAGTAGGCCTTTATAACGCTGTGTTGTCGCACGCTATGGTAGATTTATATTCTAGAAATATTTTTTCTTTACCAGAAAAATATGAGGATTATCTGAAGCTAGTTGATTATTTTATCTATTACAATTTATATAACAGCAAAGAAGAATTCAAAAATAGTATTCTATTTAGATCTAAATTAATACGAATAAAAAAAGACATTTATGGCGACTGTCTAAAAATTTTTGAAAATATGAAGAGCCAAATTTATGAAGATATGAAAAATAGTAATGGAGATTTTATTTATCATGAATTTAATGATGTTCCGTATTATGAGGAAAAAGATGATGCAGTATATGTATTTGATGGAGATAATATTACTAAGTTAACTACAGTATCGCCTATAATTAGATCTCTTAGTGAAGTGAAAAAAGCTACAATTGGTTATTTTCCTTCAGCTGAAAAAATAGCTAAAAAATATGAGGAAATTATAACTCAGGAATGTAAAACTTTAGGACCATGA
- the mvaD gene encoding diphosphomevalonate decarboxylase: MKIEGEAIAPSNIAIIKYWGKRNKELNLPLNSSISISLNNLYAKTKVIFDTSLDKDIVEINGKRLSDEESSKYSGRILKIFRENYIKKKIYAKVISETNFPSSAGLASSAAGIAALVYAINDAFSLNLDPKILSKIARIGSGSACRSAFGGFVVWNKGEKDDGEDSYCYQIFPEDYWEDLIDIIALVSEGKKDISSREGMETTVNSSYLLNCRLKFIDETFNDIIDSIKRKDEKKFYELTMRHSNSMHAVILDSWPSFFYLNDVSFKIMKWVQDFGNAGYTFDAGPNAHIFTTKKHVNEVINFLENNNIKYIISGPGHGPKVLHS, encoded by the coding sequence TTGAAAATTGAAGGAGAAGCTATAGCTCCATCAAATATAGCTATTATAAAATACTGGGGAAAAAGAAACAAGGAATTAAATTTACCTTTAAATTCTTCTATTTCAATTAGTTTGAATAATTTGTATGCAAAAACTAAAGTTATCTTCGATACTTCGTTAGATAAAGACATAGTTGAAATAAATGGAAAAAGATTAAGCGATGAAGAATCTAGTAAATACTCAGGGAGAATATTAAAAATATTCAGAGAGAATTATATAAAGAAAAAAATATATGCAAAAGTAATTTCTGAAACTAATTTTCCTAGTTCGGCTGGATTGGCTTCATCTGCTGCAGGAATAGCAGCATTAGTTTACGCAATAAATGATGCATTTTCACTAAATTTAGATCCTAAAATTCTATCTAAAATAGCCAGAATAGGTTCAGGTAGTGCTTGCAGAAGTGCATTTGGAGGTTTTGTAGTATGGAATAAAGGTGAGAAAGATGATGGAGAAGATTCGTATTGTTATCAAATATTTCCAGAAGATTATTGGGAAGACCTCATAGATATAATAGCTTTAGTTAGTGAAGGAAAAAAGGATATTTCCTCGAGAGAAGGAATGGAGACAACTGTAAATTCCTCGTACTTGCTAAACTGTAGGTTAAAGTTCATAGACGAGACTTTTAATGATATTATCGATAGTATAAAGAGGAAAGATGAGAAAAAATTCTACGAACTAACTATGAGGCATAGTAATAGCATGCATGCCGTAATTCTAGATTCTTGGCCATCATTCTTTTATTTAAACGATGTGTCGTTTAAGATAATGAAATGGGTGCAAGATTTTGGTAATGCAGGGTACACTTTTGATGCAGGACCAAATGCTCATATTTTTACTACAAAAAAACATGTAAACGAAGTCATCAATTTTCTAGAAAATAATAATATAAAATATATAATTTCTGGTCCAGGTCATGGTCCTAAAGTTTTACATTCCTGA
- a CDS encoding phosphomevalonate kinase, whose protein sequence is MISAPGKVLWIGSYSVVFGGISHVIAIDKRVKCEKINSDKLVFETSYGTFYERGNELIESVLNVIRKELGEEIPKLKIRLINDPDFQINGKKTGLGSSSASTVALTACLYEEIKKKIDLDEIHKLAQKANFIRQKGIGSGFDIASAVYGSIIYRKFSNLEKMDAYHEKLNLGEKYEMVLGFTGRSSETTSLVREFMKKQNDKKFIEYMNEIEIENSTAIELLKLKKIDEASLHIKFARKYLNLLSKEVIGIELENEKDKELMRLAEDNGALVSLMPGAGGGDVIFALGEDLKKLIKVWEDKGLKIIPIKENEGLKVEN, encoded by the coding sequence ATGATTAGTGCACCAGGTAAAGTATTATGGATTGGAAGTTATTCAGTAGTTTTTGGAGGAATATCACATGTAATAGCTATAGATAAAAGAGTAAAATGCGAAAAAATAAATTCAGATAAACTAGTTTTTGAAACGTCTTATGGTACGTTCTACGAAAGAGGAAACGAACTAATAGAAAGCGTATTAAATGTAATAAGAAAAGAATTAGGAGAGGAAATACCTAAACTAAAAATTAGACTTATTAATGATCCAGATTTTCAGATTAATGGAAAGAAAACTGGATTAGGAAGTTCATCAGCATCAACAGTAGCTTTAACAGCATGCTTGTACGAAGAAATAAAGAAAAAAATAGACCTGGACGAAATACATAAACTTGCCCAAAAAGCTAATTTCATAAGACAAAAAGGAATAGGAAGCGGATTCGATATTGCATCAGCAGTATACGGAAGCATAATATACAGAAAATTTTCTAATTTAGAAAAAATGGACGCATATCATGAAAAACTCAATTTAGGAGAAAAATATGAAATGGTTTTGGGATTTACTGGAAGAAGTTCAGAAACTACTTCTTTAGTTAGAGAATTTATGAAAAAACAAAACGATAAAAAATTCATAGAATACATGAATGAAATAGAAATTGAAAATTCAACCGCCATAGAACTTCTTAAACTAAAAAAGATTGATGAAGCAAGCCTTCACATAAAATTTGCTAGGAAATACCTAAATTTACTTTCAAAAGAAGTCATAGGAATAGAATTGGAAAATGAAAAAGATAAAGAACTTATGAGATTAGCTGAAGATAATGGAGCTCTAGTTTCTTTAATGCCAGGAGCAGGAGGAGGAGATGTAATATTTGCTTTAGGCGAAGATCTAAAAAAATTAATAAAAGTTTGGGAAGATAAAGGATTGAAAATTATACCTATTAAGGAAAATGAGGGTCTAAAAGTTGAAAATTGA
- a CDS encoding winged helix-turn-helix domain-containing protein produces the protein MRNKRDQLEIIIDMMEVINKGYNSKSAVMKYANLSNTLLEKYIDVLVSKGLIEYSGGYYKLTDRGLQLLEKLRKIRELNLRLAELINSVANDLY, from the coding sequence ATGAGAAATAAGAGAGACCAGCTCGAAATAATTATCGATATGATGGAGGTTATTAACAAAGGTTACAATAGTAAGTCCGCTGTAATGAAATATGCTAACTTAAGCAATACATTACTAGAGAAATATATAGACGTGCTAGTATCAAAAGGCCTTATTGAATATTCTGGAGGATATTATAAATTAACCGATAGAGGTTTACAATTACTCGAAAAATTGAGGAAAATTAGAGAATTAAACTTAAGACTAGCAGAACTTATAAACTCTGTTGCAAATGATTTATATTAA
- a CDS encoding 7-cyano-7-deazaguanine synthase, translating into MRSLLLLSGGLDSTSALYYLKNEISDCLFLDYGQKSAKMERKFAKLNCDILGKKLIDIRIPNLGKSFYEGETLRPHEPIVHRNVILLSIGLTFAKEKGYKELIFATINEDCKYETNKPLILKVMRDLANVYDIKLRMPFINLSKSIVLQIGIKNGLKPEYTYSCLLGHPKHCGKCSQCELRKMAFKNLNINDPTIYIS; encoded by the coding sequence ATGAGATCCTTATTGCTATTATCTGGAGGATTAGATTCTACTTCAGCTCTTTATTATTTAAAAAATGAAATATCAGATTGCTTGTTCTTAGATTATGGACAAAAATCAGCTAAAATGGAAAGAAAATTTGCGAAACTAAACTGCGATATTTTAGGAAAAAAACTAATAGATATTAGAATACCTAATTTAGGAAAATCGTTCTATGAGGGAGAAACTTTACGACCACATGAACCTATAGTTCACAGAAATGTAATACTTCTAAGTATAGGCCTAACTTTTGCTAAAGAGAAAGGATATAAAGAGTTAATTTTTGCTACTATTAATGAGGATTGTAAATATGAAACTAATAAACCTTTAATTCTAAAAGTGATGAGAGATCTAGCTAATGTATATGACATAAAGTTAAGAATGCCTTTCATAAATCTAAGTAAGTCCATAGTATTACAAATCGGAATAAAAAATGGTCTAAAACCAGAGTACACTTATTCTTGTCTACTAGGTCATCCCAAACATTGTGGTAAGTGTAGTCAATGTGAATTGAGGAAAATGGCTTTTAAGAATCTAAATATTAATGATCCTACAATCTATATTTCATAA
- the lrs14 gene encoding HTH-type transcriptional regulator Lrs14: MEVQKLKVRLPSGKEVGLVEALSFCYDISDTDFQVLLALVNYGEKTEDDLASSLRLSKASVNRSVNKLISTGFIERVKDQNSKGGRPRYIYRALDADTLASKIAKDFEYCAKLFGEITPAEIKKSTH, encoded by the coding sequence ATGGAAGTACAAAAATTAAAAGTTAGATTGCCGTCAGGAAAAGAAGTAGGGCTAGTAGAAGCATTAAGCTTCTGCTATGACATCTCTGATACAGATTTTCAAGTCTTATTAGCCTTGGTGAATTATGGAGAGAAAACAGAAGATGATCTAGCTTCAAGTTTAAGGCTAAGTAAGGCGTCAGTAAATAGGTCAGTAAATAAGCTAATTTCAACAGGATTTATAGAAAGAGTAAAAGATCAAAACTCTAAAGGAGGAAGGCCCAGATATATTTATAGAGCTTTAGATGCCGATACTCTAGCTTCCAAGATAGCTAAAGATTTTGAGTATTGTGCTAAACTGTTTGGAGAAATAACTCCAGCAGAAATAAAGAAATCAACTCATTAA
- a CDS encoding sulfurtransferase TusA family protein — MEELNLVNSECPEPFLKASAKLMSMKAGSLKIIFNDPKCDDMIMEVLKLMDCKILEHSQNNGTFIIVVEKGEESTSKKVELSGGC; from the coding sequence ATGGAAGAACTCAATTTAGTAAATTCTGAATGTCCTGAGCCATTTCTTAAAGCCTCAGCAAAGTTAATGTCAATGAAAGCAGGATCATTAAAGATTATTTTTAATGATCCAAAATGCGATGACATGATAATGGAAGTTTTGAAGCTAATGGATTGCAAAATTTTAGAGCATTCACAAAATAATGGTACTTTTATTATTGTAGTAGAAAAAGGAGAAGAAAGTACTTCAAAAAAAGTTGAATTAAGCGGAGGCTGCTGA